One genomic segment of Salinigranum rubrum includes these proteins:
- a CDS encoding class I SAM-dependent methyltransferase produces the protein MDGDAAEGGNVVNTMRTYDRIATHFAATREYAWPEVETFLAERRGALALDVGCGNGRHTELLADHAERVVGLDVSRGLLGEARARATDRGFDAAFLQGDAAALPLQTETVDLAVYVAAVHHLTPRARRVASLDELARVLTRGGRGLVSAWSTTHDRFAEQESDRGFDTTVDWTLPGGETVPRFYHIYAPAEFEADLDASALVVHDVFVSSGNCYAVVGTDGHRG, from the coding sequence ATGGACGGCGACGCCGCAGAGGGGGGCAACGTGGTCAACACGATGCGGACGTACGACCGGATCGCGACGCACTTCGCCGCCACGCGCGAGTACGCCTGGCCCGAGGTCGAGACGTTCCTCGCCGAACGCCGCGGTGCGCTGGCGCTCGACGTCGGCTGTGGGAACGGACGCCACACCGAACTCCTGGCCGACCACGCCGAACGGGTCGTCGGTCTCGACGTCAGCCGGGGACTGCTCGGGGAGGCGCGCGCGCGAGCCACGGACCGGGGGTTCGACGCGGCGTTCCTGCAGGGTGACGCCGCCGCGCTTCCCCTCCAGACAGAGACGGTCGACCTCGCGGTGTACGTCGCCGCCGTACACCACCTCACCCCGCGTGCGCGCCGCGTCGCGAGCCTCGACGAACTCGCGCGGGTTCTCACACGCGGAGGACGGGGACTGGTGAGCGCGTGGTCGACGACCCACGACCGGTTCGCAGAGCAAGAGAGTGACAGGGGGTTCGACACCACCGTCGACTGGACGCTGCCCGGCGGCGAGACCGTCCCGCGATTTTACCACATCTACGCGCCCGCGGAGTTCGAGGCGGACCTCGACGCCTCGGCGCTCGTCGTCCACGACGTGTTCGTCTCCAGCGGTAACTGCTACGCCGTCGTCGGAACGGACGGACATCGGGGCTGA
- a CDS encoding NAD(P)/FAD-dependent oxidoreductase translates to MTDSSSAAEFEVIVVGGGPAGLTSALYTTRLGHDTALVDRGGGRAAMMLDTHNVIGVPESVSGNEFLQTARDQLEEYGTSLIRDFVTDVERTDDGRFRLAGNEGEYVAERVVLATGFNDERPDPPLPRTGRGLHYCLHCDAYMFVDESVYVMGHSDSAAYVAMIMLNFTDEVDLLLRGDEPTWSDDTDTLVRAHPVDIVEEDVVGLTKDDDGWLESFEFEDGTVREYKGGFAMYGSNYNTDLAEQLGVGLNDDGTIDADDHGRTSVDGVYAVGDIVPGHNQIPVAMGMGAKAGIAIHMELREFPKSLEEIEAEGPVDAETVPSISDELRETARTHGDD, encoded by the coding sequence ATGACTGATTCCTCTTCCGCAGCGGAGTTCGAGGTGATCGTCGTCGGCGGGGGCCCCGCCGGCCTGACCTCGGCGCTGTACACCACGCGACTGGGACACGACACCGCGCTCGTCGACCGAGGTGGCGGGCGCGCCGCGATGATGCTCGACACCCACAACGTCATCGGCGTGCCCGAGTCGGTGTCGGGCAACGAGTTCCTCCAGACCGCCCGCGACCAGCTAGAGGAGTACGGCACCTCTCTGATCCGGGACTTCGTCACCGACGTCGAGCGGACCGACGACGGCCGGTTCCGTCTCGCCGGGAACGAGGGAGAGTACGTCGCCGAGCGCGTCGTCCTCGCGACGGGCTTCAACGACGAGCGCCCGGACCCGCCGCTCCCGCGGACGGGTCGTGGCCTCCACTACTGTCTGCACTGTGACGCGTACATGTTCGTCGACGAGTCGGTGTACGTGATGGGTCACTCCGACTCCGCGGCGTACGTGGCGATGATCATGCTCAACTTCACCGACGAGGTCGACCTGCTCCTCCGGGGAGACGAGCCGACGTGGAGCGACGACACCGACACACTCGTCCGCGCACACCCGGTCGATATCGTCGAGGAGGACGTCGTCGGCCTCACGAAGGACGACGACGGCTGGCTGGAGAGCTTCGAGTTCGAGGACGGGACTGTGAGAGAGTACAAGGGCGGCTTCGCCATGTACGGCTCGAACTACAACACCGACCTCGCCGAGCAACTCGGCGTCGGCCTGAACGACGACGGCACCATCGACGCGGACGACCACGGCCGCACGTCGGTGGATGGAGTGTACGCCGTCGGCGACATCGTCCCCGGCCACAACCAGATTCCGGTGGCGATGGGGATGGGCGCGAAGGCGGGCATCGCCATCCACATGGAGCTTCGGGAGTTCCCCAAGTCGCTGGAGGAGATCGAGGCGGAGGGACCGGTCGACGCGGAGACGGTTCCCTCGATTTCGGACGAGTTGCGGGAGACGGCGCGGACACACGGCGACGATTAG